The genome window tgggtgtcagggaaaatgtatggagtaaaaagttaatgactttctttaggaatgtagtgaagtaaaagttgtaaaaaatatgaatagtaaagtacagaaacCCCCAAAACCTACTTaagaagtactttaaagtatttttacttaagtaatttacaccactgcgtatggagttggtcccccctttgctgccactcatctgggaaggctttccactagatgttggaacattgctgcagggacttgcatcCATTCATCCACAAGAGGATTGGTGAGGTCggcactgatattgggcgattaggcctggctcacttggtgttccaattcatcccaaaggtgttcggtggggttgaggtcaggtctctgtgctggccagtcaagttcttccacactgatctcgacaaaccatttctgtatggacctcgctttgtgcactggggcattgtcatgctgaaacaggaaacggccctcccaaactgttgccacaaagttggaagcacaaaatgtctagaatatcattgtatgctgtagcgttcccttcactggaactaaggggcctagcccgaaccatgaaaaacagccccagaccattattcctcctacaccaaactttacagttcctcattccagagaacgcgtttccactgctccagaatccaatggtggcgagctttacaccactccagccgatgcttggcattgcacatgatgatctcaggcttgtgtgcggctgctcggccatggaaacccatttcatgaaactcccaacaaacagttattgtgctgaagttgcttccagaggcaatttggaacttgttactgagtgttgcaaccgaggacagacaattttttacgcgctacgtgcttcagcattaggcggtcccattctgtgagcttgtgttgcctaccacttcacagctgagccgttgttgctcctagacgtttccacttcataataacagcacagttgaccgggtcagctctagcagggcagaaattttatgaactgacttgttggaaaggtggcatcctatgatggtgccacgttgatagtcactaagctcttcagtaaggccattcttgtgccaatatttgtctatggcgattgcatggctgtgtgctcgattttatacacctgtaggCAACGGGTGTgggtgaaatagccaaatccacaaatttaaagggtggtccacatacttttgtatatatagtgtattgtagtgattcaggagtaataTTACATCAgaataatatgccccaccaacattaggcAACTATTCTGAAAACCCAAactcaaattgctgaaataagtaaatTAAATCAATGATTTTCAGTAGGTATGAGGTACCCCTTGTGGTCATTGAATGTCCCATGGATAACTTCCTTTCAGAACCAAATAATaggaatattttctgaacgttCCCTAAAGCACATCAAATATCTTATTATAACGTTATACTGCGACCAAACCAGGACCTGTACTGAATGTCCTCTTATTGTCCAGAGTTTAACGTCATGTTCTATTGTTCCTAAAATGTTCTTAGAATGCCAGTGGGATAATGTCTTGCCGAAACCCTTAAAGGGACCTAATGGGAACATTGTCCTTAGGATGTCCCTGTTTGTTGGGAAGATCCCTTTCAATGTGCCATTCAATCTCATAAAACGTTTCAGAAAAAGTCTGTGTTGTTACCCTTTAAagaggagggtgctggagtattgaaaacagggatgCCAAAAATCGTTACCGCTATCTCTTTGAGATTTCtttttgtattacttgttaaCAAAATGAATTtgtttgcatacaatatagctcagtatttgtattattgatacatttatacagtcttttttctCAAGTGTGCCAATAATTTCTGACCTTACTGTACATTTTAACTCTCCAGGCTCTGGTTTTAGAACAATCTTTTCAGGATGTTACGAGACCTCCACACCATTTCCTGAGCgaggtgatttttttttttacaggattATATATTTCACTTTTAAGTAGTCTAAGCAATAGAACAAATAACTAGCTGAGCACGGTTATCAAACATATTGTAAAAAATGGATTAAGTTAAATCCTTACGAGTTTTTTGCATGATTGCATGCGTGAACTGACTTGTTTCTTTTTTTCTGATTATTGTTCTTTTGTATCACCACAGAATGAAAATAAGATTTGCCTTTCCAAGCAGACTGCAGAAGAAGAATATCATTTCTTCTTTATCATTGCTGCTGGTGATCTGTGCCTTCCTGCTACTCTTCCTAAAGTTCACTGTTAAATACAGCATTACCATTGAAACCTATGGGTCTACCGCAGGCTACAATGATGTTGAGCTGCTCCATCGCTACAACATTGACTGCAATGCCATCTATAACATGGAGCCGGCCGAGTTGGGGAAGTCGCTGGTCATCAGAAAACAGGTGGTGGTGGAAGAGCAGGACAAAAGCTTGGTCAACCTGACCTCCAACTGCCCGCGATACCTCCGCTCCCGGGGTTATGGAGCTGTCCAGGTGTCTGAGGAGGAGCAGGCCTTCCCCCTGGCCTACTCACTGGTGGTCCACAAGTCTGCCTCCATGGTGGAGAAGATCCTCAGGGCCGTCTACACCCCTAACAACATCTACTGTATCCACTACGACCTGAAGTCATCAGAACTGTTCAGAGAGTCCATGGAGGGTCTGGCACGCTGTCTGCCCAACGTCTTCATCGCCTCTAAGCTGGAGGCAGTGACGTACGCCAGCATCAGCCGCCTCAATGCTGACCTCAACTGCCTGTCTGACCTTATAGGGTCAAAGGTCAAGTGGAGGTATGTCATCAACCTGTGCGGTCAGGACTTTCCCCTGCGCTCCAACATAGAGCTGGTTGCTGACCTGAAGAAGCTCCGGGGGGGTAACATGATGGAGACAAGTCGCCCCAGCGAATTGAAGAAGCAGCGTTTCTCCTTCCACCACGAGCTGCAGAAAGCGTCATTCGAATACCACCAGCTGCCGGTGAAAACCAACAAGGCCAAGGGGCCTCCGCCGCACGGCATACAGATGTTCATCGGCAGCGCGTACTTTGTGCTCTCGCGGGAGTTTGTCACTTATATGAACACGTCTGCGCTGGCCAGGGACTTCCTGGTGTGGTCAAACGACACCTACTCCCCAGACGAACACTTCTGGGCCACGCTGACACGGGTGCCGGGTGTGCCAGGTGAGGTGTCACGGGCCCAGGCCGACATCACAGACCTGATGAGCAAGACCAGGCTGGTGAAGTGGAACTACCTGGAGGGACCGCTTTACCCATCATGCACAGGGAAACACGTCCGCAGTGTGTGTATCTATGGGGCGGGGGAGCTGCGCTGGCTACTGAACTACGGCAGCTGGTTCGCTAATAAGGTGGACGACAAAGTTGATCCGGTCCTTATCCAATGTCTTGACGATATATTACAGGAGAAACAGAGACTCTTGGTCAAGGCTATGAAGTCACAACAAAAGATTCCCTCCTCtgtgttagcagttgatgttattcttcaataatacaaactccaaagcaaatcagggggagaaaaatgtatttatttgagaaggacaaatcatagatgttatgctgggaggtagatgttcagtctcccctgtcctcagctttTCTCAACAGAACAAAGGAACAGGATGCCATTGATAACCCCCCACCCTAGCCTGgggttgaccaatcagaagtccttgcagtacaactgggccaatggccaaataacaagtatcctgctcCAGACTCAATGTACAGACCAATGAAAACGTGGCACACATAGCTCTGAGTCCAGGACTGACATTACacagattctaaacagctgttgaaCTGAAGAcctactatttacattgacaattCCCTATTGATCGTTAATTCTAGTACTCTCGTCCTCTCATCCTCTGCGCtgtgtatttattttcaaaatattcttatacctggaaaaggttaaataaatggaTGATTGATTATTAATGGGTTAATTCATGTTGGAATATGGACCTTTTGTAATGCTGTTTTTGACAGcaccatttttgtatttttaaagaCTTTTGTTTTTGAGTTGATCATGTCCGAGATTCAATTGATGTGACAGTGCTTTATGGTATGTATGATAGTGGAATGCTTGATGAGATAGTGGAATGCTGGATGAGATAAACTTGGGTATCTATGTTAGGGTTATACTCTCATTTTGCAACTTGAGACTTGAAGTGGGGAATGTTTGTGATAGTCTGACCTTTATGTAATATGGATTAGGTTAACCAGGGTGTAGCCTTGGCTCCCAGGGTGAAAGCATGTGAAAACCAGGGTATGATGACTACAGTATGTATactgacttcagaaagtattcacatcccttgacattttccagaaattgttgtgttacatcctgaatttaaaatagattacattgagattttgtgtgactggcctacacacaataccccataatatcaattcatgtttttagaaatattaatttacataagtattcacacccctgagtcatacATGTAAGGATCACCGttgacagcaattacagccgTTACtctttctaggtaagtctctaagagctttgcacaccttgaTTGTACACTATTTGCCCAttttgtaattaataacttcaccatgctcgaaTGAATATTCAATGCCAGctctttttttattttgacccatctaccaataggtacccttctttgcgaggcattggaaaacctagcTGGTCTTTGTggctgaatctgtgtttgaaatgcactgctcgactgagggatgttacagataattgtatttgtgTGGTACAGAGATTAGGTACCGGTAGTCATTCATGAATCATgggaaacactattattgcacacagagtgagtccattcaacttattatgtgacttgttaagcacatttttactcctgaacctatGTAAGCttgacataacaaaggggttcAATACTCataagacatttcagtttttaaaTGAGAAAGTGATAGTTGTATGTATCAGTTCATTAGTCCAGACATGAAGGTCTTTCAGACTTTATagcattcccagaaagcatgCATTATTGAGTCATTATTTATTTTACACGTGATGACATGCTACTGcctttgtgctgtagaatttgtgaattttgaaaCTTGTAAAATGATTGTATacgttagtttatactggattaagcgtaTAGTTTCGTTAACTGTAATTTTGTTAGCTATGCTACaactttccctccatcttgtgccaacatcagttatttttaagtcttggttccaatagtaAAAACAATTTTCTAAGAGAGTTGTCAGTTGGATATGCTCTCTGCAATGTTTTGTATGTCTTCCCCTGACTCAAATAAGATTCCCTCAAggttgctctgatgtccaaaatATTTCAAATTGAAATTTTAAGGTGCATATATTCCAAAATTACTTTTtcattctgtcatggaaatacatttatttcctgTTACCAAGTCATTTACAATTTCTATGtctttagttttccatgtggaccaatttatcAATGatttctgaaaagctatccaaggattgttctaTAAGGTTGTTTTTAGGGAGAGATATTGAAAATAGACACATAAGGTTTCTGGGGATGAGCATGCCATCTTCAATATGTAGttattgttcctctttagtgcaaTATGTCACAAGTAAAAGCCTTGGATAGCGAGTTTCCAAATCTGGAAGGTTTAAAGAATGTATTTTGTGGGGTAATGCCATTCTAATAaggtttattctacctgtaaTATTTAACAGAAGATTTGTCACgatcgtctaaaggagtagaccaaggtgcagcgtacttagagttccacatgtttaataaataagaaactcaccaaaaacaatacagaagaaaacgaaacgtgacgttctgggctgctcacagggagctacacaaaaacaagatcccacaactaaaggtggaaaaaagggctgcctaaatatgattcctaatcagagacaacgatagacagctgcctctgattaggaaccatagtcggctcaacacaaataaatataaaccatagaatgcccacgccacaccctgacctaacaacctagagaaataaaccgtctctctcaggtcagggcgtgataaGATTATTCCATTTTAATTAGATCTGCTTTCATGTTGAGTAATGGAAAAAAAGTTATCTTTAGCTATTTGTTTGTAGTCATGTATTAAGCATCCTAAGTATTTCATATAAGCGTTATTTTTCTTAATTTCCTCTCTCACATGTTCAAACTGTCAAGACGgttctcccgagtggtgcagcgatctaaggcactgcatctcaatgctagaggcaacactacagaccctgattccaggttgtatcacaaccggccgtcgTACAATCGGCCCAgggtcatccgggttagggtttggccgggttggccgtcattgtaaataagaaattgttcttaactgccttgcctagttcaataaataAAATATGGACCTAAATAAATGAACCCCTAGCTTATCAGTTGCCTGCTGATTGCATTAATACAAGTACCTACAAGGGAGTAAAATGAGTGTGTATTTAATGGTGAATTAGAGGATTAACAGGGGAAATGTAATCTCTGGAACAATAGTTTCACCCCCCCTTACCAGTTGGCTAAAGTTACCTTTACAAACATAGTAAAGACACTAACGATCACACATGATCGCTCCTATTAGTAGtgaaacaacctcttttactagGTTTTCCAATCTTAGTCCATGGCAGCAGAATTTCAAAAATTATTAGAAACAATCAATCAACTTACACATTGTGAAATTATTATGTGAAGCATCTAATGATGCTGAAGGTAGCAGACATTTTGTCTCCTTCGTTTTTTTCACTCGTCATTGAATAGAAGTCTGGTTTTAACTGGTTGTATGTTCAAAAACCTGTAGGTCAAAATGTTGTAGAATATGGGTATTTTCTGAGACTGTAGGTTTTTGTTTCCTaccaatatacagtacagtatagtgttGTCATCACGGTTTCATATTTCCCCGGTATTTTACCAATGTTCCATCCCTAGAAGAAATCACTTTTTTAATGTGGTATTGTCATTCTAAAGCATTTGGTTAGAGCTTTAATCAGCATGAACATTCAAGCCCGATGCTACCTGAGTCTGATGAgccatttaattgaaatacatttcatgaGCCAAAGCTCAAAAAAGCCCAAATGGTTGTCCTGTTATCCAATACATATAATAATTTGTAGGCTGATGAATAGCTATTAGTATAAGAAAGTCAAGAACCCAGTTACACAAGGAGggcttcagacccagggcccccaAGCTTAGTGATAAGTTTAGAGGGCTCTATGGTGAGCTGTAGTcgttgaacagcattctcacgtgggcattcctcttgtccaggtggcatagggcagtgtgcagtgcaacagCGATTGCAtcgtccgtggatctgttgggcggtatgcaaattgtagtgggtctaggttgTCGGGCAAGGTGGAGGTTATagtccttgactagcctctcaaagcacttcatcctGACAGAGGATAGTGCAATGGGgtggtcatttagttcagttaccttagcttgcttgggtacaggcactatggtggacatcttgaagcaagtggggacaacagactggaatGGGGAGAGGTTGAATATATCCGTAAACaccccagccagctggtctgcgcatgcactGAGGACGCAGCTTGGTATGCCGTCCAGGCTGGTAGCTTTGCGAGGGTTAAAACACTTGAAAGCCCTACTCACGTCGGCCTCAGAGATCGGGAGCCTGCAGTCCTCATGAGCAGCGGGGGGCCCACAACGGCGGCTCTGTGTTGTTTTCCTCAAAGCAGGAGAAGAATGTGTTAAGTTTGTCTGGGAGTTAGGCTTTGTGTGTCCACAATGTGGTTGGTTTTTCCTTTAtaatctgtgattttctgaagtccctgccacatgcgtctcgtatctgagccattgaattgccaCTCTTTTTTTGTCTCTTTAATGTCTTTTTGCCTATTTGATTGACTTAGAGGTTGTAGCTGGTCTGTTAGTTCTCATCCATGTTCCTGGTCACCTTACAGTTGCCTGCATTTATCCCGGGAAATGGGAGAGGGTTTGGGCAGGAAATCTCAGTAAATCTTGGTAACCTGGTTCCCGCTATTCTCATAGGATACCCTATAGTCCTCTGGGAGGCGTGGGAACTTGGGAACAGCCCTTGATATAGCAGTTTCTGTTACTGTAAGACTTTTAAAGATCAGGGTGAGTTTAGGCAGGCTTCCAACAACGTGAAAAAGTtgttacaatgtgtgtgtgtgtgtgtgtgtgtgtgtgtgtgtgtgtgtgtgttgcttttcATTGTTAGGGAGTGAGTTCTGCATTCTCAACCCTTTGCCAATTTGGCATTCCCATACATTCCCATACGATATCAGGATGTGCCCCTCATTGTTTGATTTTTGGGTGAGAGGTACATGACCTATGCTATGTTGGCATTGCCTGACGTCTCACCCTGAATTGAATTCCCTGCACTCTATCGATTGGTCCATACATCAGTCTGAACCTGCCATCCTAGAAGTTGTTTGTGCTGAAGTCAAAATAGCATCGCTTTCTGGGACCATTCAGAATGGTCggaatgtgtttgtattctaaaaGAGTACGGAAGGAAAGCAAATCCAGACTCCTCATGGAAAATAAACATTAGTGGGCGCAGAATTTGACTGGAGTGAAGTGTATGGGTAGCCAGGCAATTGATGGCATACAGTTTGCATAAGTATTTGTTGTAGCTTACAGGCAAAACGAAGGTAATTATTTACCTTAAACAAACGTGTGTACATAGCATACAGTAGCACATAATGTACAAAGATTAACAGTTGggttgtcatgccctgaccatagagagcccttttatttctctattttggttaggtcagggtgtgatttgcgTGGGCATTCGAgattttgtagttctatgttccattctatgttttctatttctttgttgtttggcgagtatggttcctaatcagaggcagctgtctatcgttgtctctgattgggaattatacttaggcagccctttatcccactttcagttgtgggatcttgtttttgtacagctcagtaaagcctgcagaacgtgacattcgttttcttttgtttgttgttttgatttagtgttctgagttacaataaagattaatatgagcacttaccacgccgCACCTTGGTCACCTCATTACGACGAACGCCACATGGGTCAATATCACTAAAAGTGTTATTTTCTGTCCTCAagataaatcatttaaaattgtatataaaaaatatacactAGATCAAATTTCAGAAGGATCCTTATGTGTGTATGCCTTCATGATAATAGAAGCGTAATGACATAGACTTCAAAGTACATTTTATTTCAGTGGAAGGAGGCAATTTTTCAATGTCCCAAGTGCtgctcaataaaaaaaaaaatgtaagtaggaaagtcagttaacaacaaattcttatttacaatgacgaccttgtcagttcagggatttgatctagcaacctttcggttactggctctaaccactaggctacctgccaccccaatcaaCTTCAATGAGAATAATTAGGAATAAaatgatacatttaaaaaaatatttcataaTTTTCAAATTTTCTTCATTAAATGTTATCTAATGTATAGTATTTCTATGTTAAATGCTGCACTTTTTATAAGAATATTCACGAATATTGACTATTTTCTGTACGTCCTTTAACCGTAatccctaaccataacccataaccctaatcCCGATCTCCTTAACTTTATCTCTGACTCTACCCCTTGAATCCTAACCATGCATTTAATGTGTTTTCGGCAACGCCAGCAAGGGGAACGAATTAGGGGAAAAAACAAACAGAAGActccaaaaagagagagagcatttaAAATCAGAAGTGGCAAaggagagggggaaaaaagaaaAATACAGGAAGAGGTGTGCAAGGATTAGGGGAGAACAGGCATCTGTATCGGCTCGTTCGATAGTCAAAGCATTGCTGAGACGTCAGAATGTGACATCACCTATTAAGAGGGCTCTTCTCTTTCGCACATCTCTCATTAAAGATTTCAAAACAAAATACAGAAATGCATGGAAACAGAAGAACAAGCAAATCATTGCAAAAGTGACCTCTGTAAATATACTGAAGAAGTATGCCCAGACGGTGTTGGGCTTTTCAAATAAGAGAGTGAAGTTGGAAGCGGACCTTTGCTCTTTTTTTACGAGGAAGGGAAGCAGAACAGAAACAGAAATCAAAAGGAAAGTGAAGGATGTCTTTCtccgtgatgatgatgatgtaagaCCGGCCGGAAACAAACCGTCACACGACTAAAGAACAAAATGCAGAAGAGGCTTctgactgacacaatgaatgTATTTTCTGTGTTGTTTTTCCACAATGAATATGTAACTAAATAGCAGTTCCAATGTTGTTACTACATGTATTACTATGTAGATATCTATTCAGTGTTCAGTGTCCAGGGTTGAATATATGTTCTGTCCCATTACAGCTGTCCACCCTGTTATTCCTTGGTCCACACTGATATCTTGGGATCTTTCACAAATGAATTCAGTTACATTGTCAAACATGAAGAATTTGTGTCATTTATTTTAAAAGTAAGACATGGCCAACACCACACAATTATATAAAATATCATTAATACCCGTCTCAATTTAGAAAGATAAGGTGCAAATTAGATGAAGTTCTGTATAAAACCACACTTTGTATACAATCTGTTATTTCTTTATATTCGACCAGAACAAATGGACAGGGTTGACAAGGGGACACAATAGCTTtatgaaaatgtaaatgttattaaaGTAGTCCAATGAAAGTAATTAAAGACAGTTAAGTGCATGTCCGTAACATGGTGAACATATCATGACTGATTCATTGAAAATGTGTTTATAAGGATCTAACTCTAAGTGCTGGAGCTTGGCCAACATGTTTCTCTACAAGTCAAATATTTCCTTTTTATAGTAAAACATAAAAGGAATAGAATTTAAAATGTTGCATGGTCCAAATGGTACTGTTTTGTGATATTG of Salmo salar chromosome ssa01, Ssal_v3.1, whole genome shotgun sequence contains these proteins:
- the LOC106562139 gene encoding beta-1,3-galactosyl-O-glycosyl-glycoprotein beta-1,6-N-acetylglucosaminyltransferase 4, whose product is MKIRFAFPSRLQKKNIISSLSLLLVICAFLLLFLKFTVKYSITIETYGSTAGYNDVELLHRYNIDCNAIYNMEPAELGKSLVIRKQVVVEEQDKSLVNLTSNCPRYLRSRGYGAVQVSEEEQAFPLAYSLVVHKSASMVEKILRAVYTPNNIYCIHYDLKSSELFRESMEGLARCLPNVFIASKLEAVTYASISRLNADLNCLSDLIGSKVKWRYVINLCGQDFPLRSNIELVADLKKLRGGNMMETSRPSELKKQRFSFHHELQKASFEYHQLPVKTNKAKGPPPHGIQMFIGSAYFVLSREFVTYMNTSALARDFLVWSNDTYSPDEHFWATLTRVPGVPGEVSRAQADITDLMSKTRLVKWNYLEGPLYPSCTGKHVRSVCIYGAGELRWLLNYGSWFANKVDDKVDPVLIQCLDDILQEKQRLLVKAMKSQQKIPSSVLAVDVILQ